In Pseudomonadota bacterium, one DNA window encodes the following:
- a CDS encoding 4-hydroxybenzoate octaprenyltransferase, translating to MEKQAVRKETKPQIRTFLEMVKFSHTIFALPFALLAAMLAADGLPGIWKIFWIIVAMAGARTGAMGANRLLDAGFDAKNPRTRDRALPAGLITIRQVLWLTMLSYLVFILAAAALNPLCLHLAPYIIIILTSYSLAKRFTPHTHYILGFCLALAPLGAWIAVTGALAPTPLILGLAVGCWVSGFDLLYALQDIDFDQSVGLKSIPAAIGVAATLTLARKLHLLMLGALFVIFLITPALDWLFFCALLVVAALLHYEHELLSPDDLSRIDTAFFTVNGYVSIILFVVGALDILGG from the coding sequence ATGGAAAAGCAAGCCGTCCGCAAAGAAACCAAGCCTCAGATACGCACTTTTCTGGAAATGGTCAAGTTCTCTCATACGATTTTCGCCCTGCCTTTTGCTCTTTTGGCCGCCATGCTGGCGGCTGACGGCCTGCCGGGAATCTGGAAGATCTTCTGGATTATCGTCGCCATGGCCGGCGCCCGAACCGGAGCCATGGGCGCCAATCGCCTGCTGGATGCCGGCTTTGACGCGAAAAACCCCCGCACCCGCGACCGCGCCCTGCCCGCCGGCCTGATTACCATCCGCCAGGTTCTGTGGCTGACCATGCTCAGTTATCTGGTTTTCATTCTGGCCGCCGCCGCCCTCAATCCGCTCTGCCTGCACCTGGCGCCCTACATTATCATAATTCTGACCTCCTACTCCCTGGCAAAACGTTTTACCCCCCACACCCATTACATTCTTGGCTTCTGCCTGGCCCTGGCTCCTCTCGGCGCCTGGATCGCGGTGACCGGCGCCCTCGCCCCGACCCCGCTGATTCTGGGGCTGGCGGTCGGCTGCTGGGTCAGCGGTTTTGATCTGCTTTACGCTCTGCAGGATATCGACTTCGACCAAAGCGTCGGGCTCAAATCAATCCCCGCCGCCATCGGCGTCGCAGCCACGCTGACACTGGCGCGCAAGCTGCACCTGCTCATGCTCGGGGCCCTGTTTGTTATCTTTCTCATAACGCCGGCACTGGACTGGCTTTTCTTTTGCGCTCTGCTGGTGGTTGCCGCCCTGCTTCATTATGAACACGAGCTTTTAAGCCCGGACGACCTCAGCCGCATCGACACCGCCTTTTTCACGGTCAACGGCTATGTCAGCATTATTCTTTTCGTGGTCGGAGCCCTGGATATTCTGGGTGGCTGA
- the pdxA gene encoding 4-hydroxythreonine-4-phosphate dehydrogenase PdxA, whose amino-acid sequence MMADLAVSMGDPAGVGPEVTVRALARQTPEQRREIVVVGEAAWLRRVAERLGGAARSLVFAETGGGEADLGAGGSAEIVRVSNPLARALPALLLGLDHAAFGEASFRYVERGVELVRQGRCRALTTAPISKHAWHLAGHNYPGHTELLGELAGVAAVGMMFWGRRLKVLLATTHIPLARVAEALTPDLLRDKVLMLHAFMGKIGMAGEIGVAALNPHAGERGAFGDEDDRLLRPVLAELRREGVPVSGPVPADTLFYQALQGRYAVVVALYHDQGLAPFKMLHFHDGVNLSLGLPFFRTSADHGTAFDISRDFIADSRSMEEALDLARRLSSNY is encoded by the coding sequence ATGATGGCGGATTTGGCGGTTTCAATGGGGGATCCGGCCGGGGTCGGACCCGAGGTCACGGTTCGGGCCCTGGCGCGGCAGACACCGGAACAGCGTCGGGAGATTGTGGTGGTGGGCGAAGCGGCTTGGTTGCGCCGGGTTGCCGAGCGGCTCGGCGGCGCCGCCCGAAGCCTGGTTTTTGCTGAAACTGGAGGCGGCGAAGCGGATTTAGGCGCCGGGGGTTCGGCTGAGATTGTCAGGGTCAGCAATCCTCTGGCCCGGGCGCTGCCGGCGCTGCTTTTGGGGCTTGATCACGCGGCTTTCGGCGAGGCTTCGTTTCGCTACGTCGAACGTGGAGTGGAACTGGTGCGTCAGGGCCGTTGCCGCGCTCTGACCACCGCTCCGATTTCAAAACATGCCTGGCATCTGGCCGGTCATAATTATCCCGGGCATACCGAACTGCTGGGCGAGCTGGCCGGGGTCGCGGCTGTCGGCATGATGTTCTGGGGCCGTCGGCTGAAGGTTCTGCTGGCGACGACTCATATTCCCCTGGCCCGGGTGGCGGAGGCCCTGACCCCTGATCTGCTGCGCGACAAGGTGCTGATGCTGCATGCTTTCATGGGGAAAATCGGAATGGCCGGGGAGATCGGGGTGGCGGCCTTGAATCCGCATGCCGGCGAACGGGGGGCCTTCGGCGATGAGGATGATCGTCTCTTGCGTCCGGTGTTGGCGGAGCTGCGGCGCGAAGGAGTGCCGGTGTCCGGTCCGGTGCCGGCGGACACGCTTTTTTATCAAGCCTTGCAGGGGCGCTATGCGGTGGTGGTCGCGCTCTATCATGATCAGGGGCTGGCGCCGTTCAAGATGCTCCATTTCCATGACGGGGTGAATCTGTCTCTGGGTTTGCCTTTTTTCAGGACTTCCGCTGATCATGGTACGGCGTTTGATATTTCTCGTGATTTTATCGCCGACAGTCGCAGTATGGAAGAGGCGCTGGATCTGGCCCGCAGATTGTCAAGTAATTATTAA
- a CDS encoding IclR family transcriptional regulator — translation MVKREKSNYIIQAVVHALSLLEEFSGDVDELGVTELSKRLKLHKNNVFRLLATLEEKGYIEQNKITENYRLGIKSLELGQTFIRQMGVLRQAHPVMEKLCKDLRENVYVGVIRNHNVVYLDVVESDQAVRVVSRVGSQLPVWCSAIGKAQVASMNAGELEKILPPVKNWEACTPKSIRDKDAFFSELERIQGQGYAIDDEEYDHDVKCVGAAIRDYTKRVVAGISVSGPSFRLTDECIQNKVAPAVKQAAAEISRRLGYEITLQIEEKSGPASV, via the coding sequence ATGGTTAAAAGGGAAAAATCAAATTATATAATTCAGGCCGTGGTGCACGCCCTGTCATTGCTTGAAGAATTCAGCGGGGATGTCGACGAACTTGGGGTCACTGAGCTCAGTAAGCGCCTTAAACTGCATAAAAACAACGTGTTTCGTTTGTTGGCGACGCTGGAGGAAAAGGGTTATATCGAGCAGAATAAAATCACCGAAAATTATCGTCTGGGCATCAAAAGTCTGGAGTTGGGGCAGACCTTTATTCGGCAGATGGGGGTTCTGCGTCAGGCCCATCCGGTGATGGAAAAGCTTTGCAAGGATTTACGCGAGAACGTTTATGTCGGGGTGATCCGCAATCATAATGTGGTTTATCTGGACGTGGTTGAGTCGGATCAGGCGGTGCGGGTGGTTTCCCGGGTCGGCTCGCAGCTGCCGGTCTGGTGTTCCGCCATCGGCAAGGCGCAGGTCGCCTCGATGAATGCCGGAGAACTGGAAAAGATTCTGCCTCCGGTCAAGAACTGGGAGGCCTGTACGCCCAAATCAATTCGGGACAAGGATGCTTTTTTTAGTGAACTGGAGCGGATTCAGGGGCAGGGCTACGCCATCGATGACGAGGAATATGATCATGACGTCAAATGCGTCGGGGCCGCGATCCGTGACTATACTAAAAGGGTGGTGGCCGGGATCAGTGTTTCCGGGCCTTCTTTCCGGTTGACGGATGAATGCATCCAGAATAAGGTCGCGCCGGCGGTCAAACAGGCGGCGGCTGAAATTTCCCGTCGTCTCGGTTATGAAATCACCCTGCAGATCGAAGAAAAAAGCGGGCCGGCATCCGTGTGA
- the hemW gene encoding radical SAM family heme chaperone HemW, with protein sequence MNKPSAAGHVYIHLPFCHSRCSYCSFVSVAVDRVPEAEYLEALLAELDCRRRLFPELFHPLASLYFGGGTPSLFSPSFFSKIIEYLSETPGFAEDFEITLEANPADVELWRMEGYRAAGVNRVSLGVQTFDERGLKILGRRHDAESAVQAISVLRRAGFENLSFDLIYAWPEQEISQLEVDLERLVSLAPEHVSAYVLSLEPGTQMKAEVAAGRLRSLSEAVQREMMELVSRRLERGGLRRYEVSNYARERKFQAQHNLACWRMRDFIGLGAGACGNWKGRRHQDSWAEHYCNLADPFLYMEKLAAWRRAAAAGLGFRPEDRLWSAVGRESSWSETETVDREVSFSESLMMGLRLRQGVELAELKDEFGCELVADLLSRARPLELEGLLARDRHALKITDQGLFLSDSILAFLL encoded by the coding sequence TTGAATAAGCCGTCGGCCGCAGGCCATGTCTATATTCATTTACCGTTCTGTCACTCGCGTTGCTCTTATTGTTCCTTTGTCTCGGTCGCCGTTGATCGGGTTCCGGAAGCCGAATACCTGGAGGCTCTGCTGGCCGAGCTTGATTGTCGCCGCCGGCTTTTCCCCGAGCTTTTCCACCCTCTTGCCAGCCTTTATTTCGGCGGCGGTACGCCGTCGCTTTTTTCGCCCTCTTTTTTTTCCAAGATTATCGAGTATCTGAGTGAGACCCCGGGGTTTGCCGAAGACTTCGAAATTACGCTGGAAGCCAATCCCGCCGATGTCGAGCTTTGGCGGATGGAAGGCTATCGCGCTGCCGGGGTCAACCGGGTAAGTCTGGGCGTGCAGACCTTTGACGAGCGGGGTTTGAAAATCCTGGGCCGTCGGCATGATGCCGAGAGCGCGGTTCAGGCAATCTCCGTATTACGTCGGGCCGGATTCGAGAATCTGAGTTTTGACCTGATCTATGCCTGGCCGGAACAAGAAATCAGTCAGCTGGAGGTCGATCTTGAACGATTGGTTTCCCTCGCGCCCGAACATGTTTCCGCCTATGTTCTCTCGCTGGAACCGGGGACTCAAATGAAGGCCGAGGTCGCGGCGGGCCGCTTGCGGTCTTTAAGCGAAGCCGTCCAGCGGGAAATGATGGAACTGGTGAGTCGCCGCCTGGAAAGGGGAGGGCTGCGGCGGTATGAAGTTTCGAACTATGCCCGGGAGCGAAAGTTTCAGGCGCAACACAACCTGGCTTGTTGGCGGATGCGGGATTTCATCGGGCTTGGCGCCGGGGCCTGCGGTAATTGGAAAGGCCGCCGTCATCAGGATTCGTGGGCCGAGCACTATTGCAATCTGGCCGATCCTTTTTTGTATATGGAAAAGCTCGCCGCCTGGCGTCGGGCCGCGGCGGCGGGTTTAGGTTTTCGACCCGAGGACCGGCTTTGGTCGGCGGTCGGCCGGGAGAGTTCCTGGAGCGAGACCGAAACCGTGGACCGCGAGGTTTCTTTTTCGGAAAGTCTGATGATGGGTCTGCGCCTGCGTCAGGGGGTTGAACTGGCTGAGCTTAAGGACGAGTTTGGCTGCGAATTGGTAGCCGACCTGCTGTCGCGGGCCCGTCCGCTCGAGTTGGAAGGTCTGCTGGCCCGCGACCGGCATGCTCTTAAAATAACCGACCAGGGTCTTTTTTTAAGTGACTCTATCCTGGCATTTCTGTTATGA
- the cysK gene encoding cysteine synthase A, with translation MKIANRLSSLVGATPLLRLDFLSRESGAEVVAKLEAFNPLSSIKDRLAVAMIDAAEADGELLPGGLIIEPTSGNTGVGLAFVAAERGYGLLLTMPETMSLERRRLLWALGAKLVLTPGPEGMKGAIAEACRLQGQNPGSFMPQQFTNPANPECHRRTTALEIWRDCGGRIDFLVAGVGTGGTITGCGEVLKEKKPGLRVIAVEPAESAVLSGGEPGPHRIQGIGAGFVPPVLNPAVVDEIVKISSDEAAAMTRRLATGMGLLVGISSGAAACAALKIAGRPESRGKMIIVIFPDSGERYLSGELFANGAGKDEGRSMSRHVVQGDNLCHPD, from the coding sequence ATGAAAATCGCCAACCGTCTGAGTTCCCTGGTGGGAGCGACCCCGCTTTTGCGCCTTGATTTTTTAAGCCGCGAGAGCGGCGCGGAAGTGGTCGCCAAACTGGAGGCTTTTAACCCGCTTTCCAGTATCAAGGATCGGCTTGCGGTCGCCATGATTGATGCCGCCGAGGCGGACGGCGAATTGCTTCCCGGCGGTCTGATTATCGAGCCGACCAGTGGTAACACGGGTGTCGGCCTGGCCTTTGTCGCCGCCGAACGGGGTTATGGCCTGCTGCTGACCATGCCGGAGACGATGAGCCTGGAACGGCGCCGCTTGTTGTGGGCCTTGGGGGCGAAGCTGGTTCTGACTCCCGGTCCTGAAGGTATGAAAGGGGCCATCGCCGAAGCTTGTCGGTTGCAAGGGCAGAACCCCGGCAGCTTCATGCCGCAGCAATTTACCAACCCCGCCAATCCTGAATGCCATCGCCGAACCACCGCGCTTGAAATCTGGCGTGATTGCGGCGGCCGGATCGATTTTCTGGTGGCCGGGGTCGGAACCGGCGGGACGATTACCGGGTGCGGCGAGGTGCTTAAGGAAAAAAAGCCCGGGCTTAGGGTGATCGCGGTCGAGCCGGCGGAGTCGGCCGTGCTCTCCGGAGGCGAGCCCGGACCGCATCGCATTCAGGGGATCGGAGCCGGTTTCGTGCCGCCGGTGCTGAATCCGGCGGTCGTCGATGAAATCGTTAAAATATCCAGTGACGAAGCCGCCGCCATGACGCGCCGCTTGGCGACCGGCATGGGGCTGTTGGTCGGCATTTCCTCCGGCGCCGCCGCCTGCGCCGCCCTGAAAATCGCCGGCCGTCCCGAAAGCCGGGGGAAAATGATAATTGTGATCTTTCCCGACAGCGGCGAGCGCTATCTTTCCGGCGAGCTTTTCGCAAACGGCGCGGGCAAGGATGAAGGCCGTTCGATGAGTCGTCACGTGGTTCAGGGTGACAATCTTTGTCACCCTGACTGA
- a CDS encoding prepilin-type N-terminal cleavage/methylation domain-containing protein, producing MKKTRKNNQGFTLIELMIVVAIIGILAAVAIPMYKNYIQKARVASTVIPTIHAVQTNIAAYYATHDGELPTADTLLTAFIKDADTSAVDWNTAKTSGATYQFTVNTLSSAVGDIAKAYGTTLTATPTTSDEKITGWKLGGAFGDAVGLK from the coding sequence ATGAAGAAGACACGTAAGAACAACCAAGGTTTCACGCTTATCGAATTAATGATCGTCGTCGCCATCATCGGTATTCTGGCCGCCGTGGCGATCCCCATGTACAAAAACTATATTCAGAAGGCCAGGGTCGCGAGCACGGTAATTCCCACGATCCATGCAGTGCAGACCAATATCGCCGCTTACTATGCGACGCACGATGGCGAGTTGCCGACAGCAGATACTTTGCTTACGGCCTTTATCAAGGATGCCGACACTTCGGCGGTCGACTGGAATACCGCTAAAACCAGTGGTGCTACTTATCAGTTCACGGTGAATACTCTCTCCAGCGCTGTCGGAGACATCGCCAAAGCATACGGTACTACTTTGACGGCTACTCCTACGACCTCCGATGAGAAAATTACCGGATGGAAGCTGGGCGGCGCTTTTGGCGATGCCGTTGGACTCAAGTAA
- a CDS encoding tetratricopeptide repeat protein: MKRDSLYCRSGIFSGLARESFLFYAIAFIILPIMAFSAYSNTFNSPLILDDYHSFIDEPKIYIDTFDRNSLLKLSETKFGLKRYLPLLTFSLDHLRGRGRLSVYHFTNLTIHIFAYLMLLFLISTLFKVFSIDSPKQTKIPNLDILIVFVSGMWLLCPVQTNAVTYVVQRMTALMSLFYFLSVAAYLFARIDLEKRQKTSLKSMLFFAVSLMSAVMAFLSKENSAMLPLMLFVSELLFFRSTRRKLRTWLGNRRIMVVLSLVSVLVFVFGYKFLLPGILDGYASRHFSWSERLMTEARVVVTYFSLLLLPLPSRLNLEHDVIVSTGIFSPPTTFFSIIFIVGMVSAAYWMPERQTLLKFGLAWFFMNLVIESSIVPLELMFEHRLYLPSVGIFIILGITVFSLIKKIRGNLSDDKVRKILISIVLLVFSGLTLLTYQRNVDWRSSVSIYRDCAEKAPLKARNYAGLSKAYSSEGKYEEAIAAAEQAISLSRKNYEEYWAAACNLLAAEISVNGYLGAIARGEALLAGAPKEAKRDALPFFLGNLGIAYFKVGEYEKAISTLNDSLRYSLLFKDQSATVKTMARLFLAHKKLFEENKQISSNQEFEKCANEYASLKLTDVLIECCEFERALNVCRAGLSANGENSQLKARLENIEKTIASNNLQKDKGTLQEKYFFKAWHSSSHFMMGLIYFLQKYNFSLDPLLAYCFHNLEEKDVFPVDFNLLYSWYFFKKNDYLTALQKIEAALSLDPFYAQLWVNKGMYLLAMGERDKAGRSLKRALELFPAYPQKNKVLAMIQLVDSDGEVRF; encoded by the coding sequence ATGAAAAGAGATAGCCTGTATTGTCGGAGCGGTATTTTCTCGGGTCTTGCCCGTGAATCATTCCTGTTCTACGCAATCGCGTTCATCATCCTGCCGATCATGGCTTTTTCGGCCTATTCTAACACTTTCAATTCACCTCTGATTCTCGATGATTATCATAGTTTTATTGACGAACCTAAAATTTATATAGATACCTTTGACCGGAATTCACTGCTTAAATTGTCGGAGACCAAGTTTGGCCTAAAGCGCTATCTTCCCTTGCTAACATTTTCTCTAGATCATCTGCGTGGTCGGGGTCGTTTGTCCGTGTATCACTTTACGAACTTGACCATCCATATTTTCGCATATTTAATGCTTTTATTTCTGATCAGTACATTGTTTAAAGTATTTTCCATTGATAGTCCAAAACAAACCAAGATCCCTAACCTCGATATTCTCATTGTTTTCGTCTCCGGTATGTGGCTGTTATGTCCTGTGCAGACCAATGCCGTAACTTATGTTGTCCAGCGCATGACGGCTTTGATGAGTTTGTTTTATTTTTTGTCCGTGGCGGCGTATCTTTTTGCCCGCATCGACCTGGAAAAAAGACAAAAAACAAGCTTGAAATCCATGCTGTTTTTCGCGGTTTCCCTGATGTCGGCCGTTATGGCGTTCTTAAGTAAAGAAAATTCGGCGATGTTGCCGCTGATGTTGTTTGTATCAGAGTTGCTTTTTTTTCGCTCCACAAGAAGGAAATTAAGAACCTGGCTTGGCAACCGGAGAATTATGGTAGTCTTGAGTTTGGTCTCGGTTCTTGTTTTTGTGTTTGGGTACAAATTTCTTTTGCCCGGCATTCTCGATGGTTACGCCAGTCGTCATTTCTCATGGTCGGAGAGACTGATGACTGAAGCCCGGGTCGTGGTCACCTATTTTTCCCTTCTCTTACTGCCCCTGCCGTCTCGTTTAAATCTTGAGCATGATGTAATTGTTTCAACCGGAATATTCTCTCCACCGACTACCTTTTTTTCCATCATTTTTATTGTGGGCATGGTCTCGGCCGCATACTGGATGCCGGAACGGCAAACATTGCTGAAATTTGGTTTGGCTTGGTTTTTTATGAATCTTGTAATCGAGTCAAGCATCGTACCTCTTGAACTGATGTTTGAGCATCGCTTATATCTTCCTTCTGTGGGAATCTTTATCATTCTGGGCATTACGGTTTTTAGTCTGATCAAAAAAATTCGCGGAAATCTATCGGATGATAAGGTCAGAAAAATTCTGATTTCAATTGTTCTTCTGGTTTTTTCAGGTTTAACTTTGTTAACTTATCAACGTAATGTCGATTGGCGCAGTTCGGTTTCAATTTATCGTGATTGTGCTGAAAAAGCCCCCTTGAAAGCGAGAAATTACGCCGGGTTATCCAAGGCTTACAGTTCTGAAGGAAAGTATGAGGAGGCGATAGCGGCCGCTGAACAGGCGATCAGTCTTTCCCGGAAAAACTACGAGGAATACTGGGCTGCGGCATGTAATCTGCTGGCGGCTGAAATATCGGTAAACGGTTATCTCGGTGCAATTGCAAGAGGAGAAGCTCTGCTTGCCGGCGCCCCCAAGGAGGCAAAAAGAGATGCGTTGCCCTTTTTCCTTGGTAATCTAGGCATAGCCTATTTCAAGGTAGGAGAATACGAGAAAGCCATTTCCACGCTAAATGATTCTTTGCGATATTCATTGTTATTTAAAGACCAGTCCGCGACAGTCAAGACCATGGCGCGTTTATTTCTGGCCCATAAGAAACTTTTTGAAGAAAATAAGCAAATCAGTTCTAACCAAGAGTTTGAAAAATGTGCTAATGAATATGCAAGTTTAAAGCTGACAGACGTATTGATTGAATGTTGTGAGTTTGAGCGGGCTTTGAATGTCTGTCGCGCCGGCCTGAGTGCTAATGGTGAAAATTCTCAATTGAAAGCCAGGCTGGAAAACATAGAAAAAACCATTGCATCCAATAATCTGCAGAAAGATAAGGGAACCTTGCAGGAAAAATATTTTTTTAAGGCTTGGCACAGCTCTTCTCATTTTATGATGGGACTGATTTATTTTTTACAAAAATATAATTTCTCCTTGGATCCTTTGCTGGCGTATTGCTTTCACAACCTGGAGGAAAAAGATGTTTTTCCCGTAGACTTTAACTTACTGTATTCCTGGTATTTCTTTAAAAAAAACGACTATCTCACGGCCTTACAAAAAATAGAGGCGGCTTTATCCCTGGATCCATTTTATGCCCAGTTATGGGTTAATAAAGGAATGTATCTGCTGGCGATGGGTGAGCGGGATAAAGCCGGCCGGTCCCTCAAGAGAGCCTTGGAGCTTTTTCCGGCTTATCCTCAAAAAAATAAGGTTCTGGCCATGATACAGCTGGTTGATAGTGATGGTGAAGTAAGGTTCTGA
- a CDS encoding prepilin-type N-terminal cleavage/methylation domain-containing protein encodes MFFSSALFFMVHFSGLMWLRRGKMSENKAVDGFTLVELMITVAILAVLAAVAIPLYANYVDRAKQADAIIGLKAAQMAQEQFFSENGVYSNTIDILPGFADASVNNSYVKGEYTLSANATTAPSFSIVAVRVVGGATDRWTISHTNIDPVCDTSVAGIKGYSVFRWIFD; translated from the coding sequence TTGTTTTTTAGCTCGGCCCTGTTTTTTATGGTGCATTTTTCTGGATTAATGTGGTTGCGGAGGGGAAAAATGAGTGAGAACAAAGCAGTTGATGGTTTTACCCTGGTTGAGTTGATGATTACCGTCGCTATCCTGGCCGTGTTGGCGGCCGTCGCCATTCCGTTGTATGCAAACTATGTCGACCGCGCCAAGCAGGCGGATGCGATTATCGGCCTGAAAGCGGCGCAGATGGCCCAGGAACAATTTTTCAGCGAGAATGGTGTTTATTCGAATACGATTGATATCCTGCCGGGTTTTGCCGATGCGTCGGTAAATAACTCCTATGTCAAGGGTGAATATACGCTCAGTGCGAACGCCACCACAGCGCCATCCTTTTCGATTGTGGCGGTCAGGGTTGTCGGTGGCGCGACCGATCGCTGGACGATCAGTCATACCAATATCGACCCGGTCTGTGATACCTCGGTGGCAGGGATTAAGGGGTATTCGGTTTTCAGATGGATCTTTGATTGA